One part of the Oncorhynchus kisutch isolate 150728-3 linkage group LG22, Okis_V2, whole genome shotgun sequence genome encodes these proteins:
- the LOC109867244 gene encoding G protein pathway suppressor 2 isoform X10: MRLAPPIPTIMPALLERPKLSNSMARALHKHIMRERDRKRQEEEEVDKMMEQKQKEEEERKRKKEVEERMSLDETKEQIMKMGEKLQGLQEEKHQLFLQLKKVLHEEEKRRRKEQSDMTTLTSATYQPSMAIHSGQHLLSMQAGQVSHGRSAALLGERSKQLFQSPVLPGRHYQSQPGMSSVGSEHGQYSASQAAHGPYGQLTQAQHSSPFATSQHVPVSYASSSQLRGASAFQAMQYLPHQQQGYAVHSHFTSQPGLIPSAGIPLQKQLEHANQQSGFTDSSGLPYAHPPRPASPGSFTHGTPPQQAHPTTFQSSPQPTPRHAYLSHSQSGQRFYHNK; encoded by the exons ATGCGA CTGGCCCCACCAATTCCTACCATCATGCCTGCTCTACTAGAGAGGCCCAAACTGTCCAATTCCATGGCACGCGCCCTGCACAAACACATCATGCGAGAGCGAGACCGCAAGAGACAAG AGGAGGAAGAAGTAGACAAAATGATGGAGCAGAagcagaaggaggaggaggaaaggaagagaaagaaagaggtggaagagagaatGTCTTTAGATGAGACGAAAGAGCAG aTCATGAAGATGGGGGAGAAGCTACAGGGGCTACAAGAAGAGAAACACCAGCTCTTCCTCCAGTTGAAGAAAGTGCtccatgaggaggagaagagacggAGGAAAGAACAGAG TGACATGACAACCCTGACATCTGCTACGTACCAGCCCAGCATGGCTATCCACTCAGGACAACATCTGCTCAGCATGCAAG CAGGTCAAGTGAGCCATGGCCGCTCTGCTGCTCTGCTTGGAGAACGCAGTAAACAGCTCTTCCAGTCCCCTGTCCTTCCT GGGCGTCACTACCAGAGCCAGCCAGGGATGAGCTCCGTGGGATCCGAGCATGGGCAGTattcagccagccaggcagcccaTGGCCCCTACGGCCAGCTCACCCAGGCACAGCACTCCTCTCCCTTCGCCACCAGCCAGCATGTCCCTGTCAGCTACGCCAGCAGCTCGCAGCTCAGAG GTGCCTCGGCGTTCCAGGCCATGCAGTACCTGCCTCACCAGCAGCAGGGCTACGCTGTACACAGCCACTTTACCTCTCAGCCAG GATTAATCCCCAGTGCTGGGATCCCTCTACAGAAGCAGCTTGAACATGCTAATCAACAATCTGGTTTCACTGACTCT TCTGGCTTACCGTATGCCCATCCCCCCCGTCCAGCCTCTCCGGGAAGCTTTACCCATGGAACACCTCCACAGCAGGCTCACCCA
- the LOC109867244 gene encoding G protein pathway suppressor 2 isoform X2, giving the protein MRLAPPIPTIMPALLERPKLSNSMARALHKHIMRERDRKRQEEEEVDKMMEQKQKEEEERKRKKEVEERMSLDETKEQIMKMGEKLQGLQEEKHQLFLQLKKVLHEEEKRRRKEQSDMTTLTSATYQPSMAIHSGQHLLSMQGQVSHGRSAALLGERSKQLFQSPVLPGRHYQSQPGMSSVGSEHGQYSASQAAHGPYGQLTQAQHSSPFATSQHVPVSYASSSQLRGASAFQAMQYLPHQQQGYAVHSHFTSQPGLIPSAGIPLQKQLEHANQQSGFTDSSTLRPMHSQTLHACAAGLLPTPSLAVQIPAAKSGLPYAHPPRPASPGSFTHGTPPQQAHPTTFQSSPQPTPRHAYLSHSQSGQRFYHNK; this is encoded by the exons ATGCGA CTGGCCCCACCAATTCCTACCATCATGCCTGCTCTACTAGAGAGGCCCAAACTGTCCAATTCCATGGCACGCGCCCTGCACAAACACATCATGCGAGAGCGAGACCGCAAGAGACAAG AGGAGGAAGAAGTAGACAAAATGATGGAGCAGAagcagaaggaggaggaggaaaggaagagaaagaaagaggtggaagagagaatGTCTTTAGATGAGACGAAAGAGCAG aTCATGAAGATGGGGGAGAAGCTACAGGGGCTACAAGAAGAGAAACACCAGCTCTTCCTCCAGTTGAAGAAAGTGCtccatgaggaggagaagagacggAGGAAAGAACAGAG TGACATGACAACCCTGACATCTGCTACGTACCAGCCCAGCATGGCTATCCACTCAGGACAACATCTGCTCAGCATGCAAG GTCAAGTGAGCCATGGCCGCTCTGCTGCTCTGCTTGGAGAACGCAGTAAACAGCTCTTCCAGTCCCCTGTCCTTCCT GGGCGTCACTACCAGAGCCAGCCAGGGATGAGCTCCGTGGGATCCGAGCATGGGCAGTattcagccagccaggcagcccaTGGCCCCTACGGCCAGCTCACCCAGGCACAGCACTCCTCTCCCTTCGCCACCAGCCAGCATGTCCCTGTCAGCTACGCCAGCAGCTCGCAGCTCAGAG GTGCCTCGGCGTTCCAGGCCATGCAGTACCTGCCTCACCAGCAGCAGGGCTACGCTGTACACAGCCACTTTACCTCTCAGCCAG GATTAATCCCCAGTGCTGGGATCCCTCTACAGAAGCAGCTTGAACATGCTAATCAACAATCTGGTTTCACTGACTCT AGTACTCTACGGCCCATGCACTCTCAGACACTTCATGCCTGTGCTGCAGGCCTGCTGCCTACCCCCTCCCTCGCTGTGCAGATCCCCGCTGCCAAG TCTGGCTTACCGTATGCCCATCCCCCCCGTCCAGCCTCTCCGGGAAGCTTTACCCATGGAACACCTCCACAGCAGGCTCACCCA
- the LOC109867244 gene encoding G protein pathway suppressor 2 isoform X9 yields the protein MPALLERPKLSNSMARALHKHIMRERDRKRQEEEEVDKMMEQKQKEEEERKRKKEVEERMSLDETKEQIMKMGEKLQGLQEEKHQLFLQLKKVLHEEEKRRRKEQSDMTTLTSATYQPSMAIHSGQHLLSMQAGQVSHGRSAALLGERSKQLFQSPVLPGRHYQSQPGMSSVGSEHGQYSASQAAHGPYGQLTQAQHSSPFATSQHVPVSYASSSQLRGASAFQAMQYLPHQQQGYAVHSHFTSQPGLIPSAGIPLQKQLEHANQQSGFTDSSTLRPMHSQTLHACAAGLLPTPSLAVQIPAAKSGLPYAHPPRPASPGSFTHGTPPQQAHPSHRIGKLDL from the exons ATGCCTGCTCTACTAGAGAGGCCCAAACTGTCCAATTCCATGGCACGCGCCCTGCACAAACACATCATGCGAGAGCGAGACCGCAAGAGACAAG AGGAGGAAGAAGTAGACAAAATGATGGAGCAGAagcagaaggaggaggaggaaaggaagagaaagaaagaggtggaagagagaatGTCTTTAGATGAGACGAAAGAGCAG aTCATGAAGATGGGGGAGAAGCTACAGGGGCTACAAGAAGAGAAACACCAGCTCTTCCTCCAGTTGAAGAAAGTGCtccatgaggaggagaagagacggAGGAAAGAACAGAG TGACATGACAACCCTGACATCTGCTACGTACCAGCCCAGCATGGCTATCCACTCAGGACAACATCTGCTCAGCATGCAAG CAGGTCAAGTGAGCCATGGCCGCTCTGCTGCTCTGCTTGGAGAACGCAGTAAACAGCTCTTCCAGTCCCCTGTCCTTCCT GGGCGTCACTACCAGAGCCAGCCAGGGATGAGCTCCGTGGGATCCGAGCATGGGCAGTattcagccagccaggcagcccaTGGCCCCTACGGCCAGCTCACCCAGGCACAGCACTCCTCTCCCTTCGCCACCAGCCAGCATGTCCCTGTCAGCTACGCCAGCAGCTCGCAGCTCAGAG GTGCCTCGGCGTTCCAGGCCATGCAGTACCTGCCTCACCAGCAGCAGGGCTACGCTGTACACAGCCACTTTACCTCTCAGCCAG GATTAATCCCCAGTGCTGGGATCCCTCTACAGAAGCAGCTTGAACATGCTAATCAACAATCTGGTTTCACTGACTCT AGTACTCTACGGCCCATGCACTCTCAGACACTTCATGCCTGTGCTGCAGGCCTGCTGCCTACCCCCTCCCTCGCTGTGCAGATCCCCGCTGCCAAG TCTGGCTTACCGTATGCCCATCCCCCCCGTCCAGCCTCTCCGGGAAGCTTTACCCATGGAACACCTCCACAGCAGGCTCACCCA
- the LOC109867244 gene encoding G protein pathway suppressor 2 isoform X7: protein MRLAPPIPTIMPALLERPKLSNSMARALHKHIMRERDRKRQEEEEVDKMMEQKQKEEEERKRKKEVEERMSLDETKEQIMKMGEKLQGLQEEKHQLFLQLKKVLHEEEKRRRKEQSDMTTLTSATYQPSMAIHSGQHLLSMQAGQVSHGRSAALLGERSKQLFQSPVLPGRHYQSQPGMSSVGSEHGQYSASQAAHGPYGQLTQAQHSSPFATSQHVPVSYASSSQLRGASAFQAMQYLPHQQQGYAVHSHFTSQPGLIPSAGIPLQKQLEHANQQSGFTDSSTLRPMHSQTLHACAAGLLPTPSLAVQIPAAKSGLPYAHPPRPASPGSFTHGTPPQQAHPSHRIGKLDL from the exons ATGCGA CTGGCCCCACCAATTCCTACCATCATGCCTGCTCTACTAGAGAGGCCCAAACTGTCCAATTCCATGGCACGCGCCCTGCACAAACACATCATGCGAGAGCGAGACCGCAAGAGACAAG AGGAGGAAGAAGTAGACAAAATGATGGAGCAGAagcagaaggaggaggaggaaaggaagagaaagaaagaggtggaagagagaatGTCTTTAGATGAGACGAAAGAGCAG aTCATGAAGATGGGGGAGAAGCTACAGGGGCTACAAGAAGAGAAACACCAGCTCTTCCTCCAGTTGAAGAAAGTGCtccatgaggaggagaagagacggAGGAAAGAACAGAG TGACATGACAACCCTGACATCTGCTACGTACCAGCCCAGCATGGCTATCCACTCAGGACAACATCTGCTCAGCATGCAAG CAGGTCAAGTGAGCCATGGCCGCTCTGCTGCTCTGCTTGGAGAACGCAGTAAACAGCTCTTCCAGTCCCCTGTCCTTCCT GGGCGTCACTACCAGAGCCAGCCAGGGATGAGCTCCGTGGGATCCGAGCATGGGCAGTattcagccagccaggcagcccaTGGCCCCTACGGCCAGCTCACCCAGGCACAGCACTCCTCTCCCTTCGCCACCAGCCAGCATGTCCCTGTCAGCTACGCCAGCAGCTCGCAGCTCAGAG GTGCCTCGGCGTTCCAGGCCATGCAGTACCTGCCTCACCAGCAGCAGGGCTACGCTGTACACAGCCACTTTACCTCTCAGCCAG GATTAATCCCCAGTGCTGGGATCCCTCTACAGAAGCAGCTTGAACATGCTAATCAACAATCTGGTTTCACTGACTCT AGTACTCTACGGCCCATGCACTCTCAGACACTTCATGCCTGTGCTGCAGGCCTGCTGCCTACCCCCTCCCTCGCTGTGCAGATCCCCGCTGCCAAG TCTGGCTTACCGTATGCCCATCCCCCCCGTCCAGCCTCTCCGGGAAGCTTTACCCATGGAACACCTCCACAGCAGGCTCACCCA
- the LOC109867244 gene encoding G protein pathway suppressor 2 isoform X4, with product MPALLERPKLSNSMARALHKHIMRERDRKRQEEEEVDKMMEQKQKEEEERKRKKEVEERMSLDETKEQIMKMGEKLQGLQEEKHQLFLQLKKVLHEEEKRRRKEQSDMTTLTSATYQPSMAIHSGQHLLSMQAGQVSHGRSAALLGERSKQLFQSPVLPGRHYQSQPGMSSVGSEHGQYSASQAAHGPYGQLTQAQHSSPFATSQHVPVSYASSSQLRGASAFQAMQYLPHQQQGYAVHSHFTSQPGLIPSAGIPLQKQLEHANQQSGFTDSSTLRPMHSQTLHACAAGLLPTPSLAVQIPAAKSGLPYAHPPRPASPGSFTHGTPPQQAHPTTFQSSPQPTPRHAYLSHSQSGQRFYHNK from the exons ATGCCTGCTCTACTAGAGAGGCCCAAACTGTCCAATTCCATGGCACGCGCCCTGCACAAACACATCATGCGAGAGCGAGACCGCAAGAGACAAG AGGAGGAAGAAGTAGACAAAATGATGGAGCAGAagcagaaggaggaggaggaaaggaagagaaagaaagaggtggaagagagaatGTCTTTAGATGAGACGAAAGAGCAG aTCATGAAGATGGGGGAGAAGCTACAGGGGCTACAAGAAGAGAAACACCAGCTCTTCCTCCAGTTGAAGAAAGTGCtccatgaggaggagaagagacggAGGAAAGAACAGAG TGACATGACAACCCTGACATCTGCTACGTACCAGCCCAGCATGGCTATCCACTCAGGACAACATCTGCTCAGCATGCAAG CAGGTCAAGTGAGCCATGGCCGCTCTGCTGCTCTGCTTGGAGAACGCAGTAAACAGCTCTTCCAGTCCCCTGTCCTTCCT GGGCGTCACTACCAGAGCCAGCCAGGGATGAGCTCCGTGGGATCCGAGCATGGGCAGTattcagccagccaggcagcccaTGGCCCCTACGGCCAGCTCACCCAGGCACAGCACTCCTCTCCCTTCGCCACCAGCCAGCATGTCCCTGTCAGCTACGCCAGCAGCTCGCAGCTCAGAG GTGCCTCGGCGTTCCAGGCCATGCAGTACCTGCCTCACCAGCAGCAGGGCTACGCTGTACACAGCCACTTTACCTCTCAGCCAG GATTAATCCCCAGTGCTGGGATCCCTCTACAGAAGCAGCTTGAACATGCTAATCAACAATCTGGTTTCACTGACTCT AGTACTCTACGGCCCATGCACTCTCAGACACTTCATGCCTGTGCTGCAGGCCTGCTGCCTACCCCCTCCCTCGCTGTGCAGATCCCCGCTGCCAAG TCTGGCTTACCGTATGCCCATCCCCCCCGTCCAGCCTCTCCGGGAAGCTTTACCCATGGAACACCTCCACAGCAGGCTCACCCA
- the LOC109867244 gene encoding G protein pathway suppressor 2 isoform X14, which translates to MRLAPPIPTIMPALLERPKLSNSMARALHKHIMRERDRKRQEEEEVDKMMEQKQKEEEERKRKKEVEERMSLDETKEQIMKMGEKLQGLQEEKHQLFLQLKKVLHEEEKRRRKEQSDMTTLTSATYQPSMAIHSGQHLLSMQAGQVSHGRSAALLGERSKQLFQSPVLPGRHYQSQPGMSSVGSEHGQYSASQAAHGPYGQLTQAQHSSPFATSQHVPVSYASSSQLRGASAFQAMQYLPHQQQGYAVHSHFTSQPGLIPSAGIPLQKQLEHANQQSGFTDSSGLPYAHPPRPASPGSFTHGTPPQQAHPSHRIGKLDL; encoded by the exons ATGCGA CTGGCCCCACCAATTCCTACCATCATGCCTGCTCTACTAGAGAGGCCCAAACTGTCCAATTCCATGGCACGCGCCCTGCACAAACACATCATGCGAGAGCGAGACCGCAAGAGACAAG AGGAGGAAGAAGTAGACAAAATGATGGAGCAGAagcagaaggaggaggaggaaaggaagagaaagaaagaggtggaagagagaatGTCTTTAGATGAGACGAAAGAGCAG aTCATGAAGATGGGGGAGAAGCTACAGGGGCTACAAGAAGAGAAACACCAGCTCTTCCTCCAGTTGAAGAAAGTGCtccatgaggaggagaagagacggAGGAAAGAACAGAG TGACATGACAACCCTGACATCTGCTACGTACCAGCCCAGCATGGCTATCCACTCAGGACAACATCTGCTCAGCATGCAAG CAGGTCAAGTGAGCCATGGCCGCTCTGCTGCTCTGCTTGGAGAACGCAGTAAACAGCTCTTCCAGTCCCCTGTCCTTCCT GGGCGTCACTACCAGAGCCAGCCAGGGATGAGCTCCGTGGGATCCGAGCATGGGCAGTattcagccagccaggcagcccaTGGCCCCTACGGCCAGCTCACCCAGGCACAGCACTCCTCTCCCTTCGCCACCAGCCAGCATGTCCCTGTCAGCTACGCCAGCAGCTCGCAGCTCAGAG GTGCCTCGGCGTTCCAGGCCATGCAGTACCTGCCTCACCAGCAGCAGGGCTACGCTGTACACAGCCACTTTACCTCTCAGCCAG GATTAATCCCCAGTGCTGGGATCCCTCTACAGAAGCAGCTTGAACATGCTAATCAACAATCTGGTTTCACTGACTCT TCTGGCTTACCGTATGCCCATCCCCCCCGTCCAGCCTCTCCGGGAAGCTTTACCCATGGAACACCTCCACAGCAGGCTCACCCA
- the LOC109867244 gene encoding G protein pathway suppressor 2 isoform X1 has translation MRLAPPIPTIMPALLERPKLSNSMARALHKHIMRERDRKRQEEEEVDKMMEQKQKEEEERKRKKEVEERMSLDETKEQIMKMGEKLQGLQEEKHQLFLQLKKVLHEEEKRRRKEQSDMTTLTSATYQPSMAIHSGQHLLSMQAGQVSHGRSAALLGERSKQLFQSPVLPGRHYQSQPGMSSVGSEHGQYSASQAAHGPYGQLTQAQHSSPFATSQHVPVSYASSSQLRGASAFQAMQYLPHQQQGYAVHSHFTSQPGLIPSAGIPLQKQLEHANQQSGFTDSSTLRPMHSQTLHACAAGLLPTPSLAVQIPAAKSGLPYAHPPRPASPGSFTHGTPPQQAHPTTFQSSPQPTPRHAYLSHSQSGQRFYHNK, from the exons ATGCGA CTGGCCCCACCAATTCCTACCATCATGCCTGCTCTACTAGAGAGGCCCAAACTGTCCAATTCCATGGCACGCGCCCTGCACAAACACATCATGCGAGAGCGAGACCGCAAGAGACAAG AGGAGGAAGAAGTAGACAAAATGATGGAGCAGAagcagaaggaggaggaggaaaggaagagaaagaaagaggtggaagagagaatGTCTTTAGATGAGACGAAAGAGCAG aTCATGAAGATGGGGGAGAAGCTACAGGGGCTACAAGAAGAGAAACACCAGCTCTTCCTCCAGTTGAAGAAAGTGCtccatgaggaggagaagagacggAGGAAAGAACAGAG TGACATGACAACCCTGACATCTGCTACGTACCAGCCCAGCATGGCTATCCACTCAGGACAACATCTGCTCAGCATGCAAG CAGGTCAAGTGAGCCATGGCCGCTCTGCTGCTCTGCTTGGAGAACGCAGTAAACAGCTCTTCCAGTCCCCTGTCCTTCCT GGGCGTCACTACCAGAGCCAGCCAGGGATGAGCTCCGTGGGATCCGAGCATGGGCAGTattcagccagccaggcagcccaTGGCCCCTACGGCCAGCTCACCCAGGCACAGCACTCCTCTCCCTTCGCCACCAGCCAGCATGTCCCTGTCAGCTACGCCAGCAGCTCGCAGCTCAGAG GTGCCTCGGCGTTCCAGGCCATGCAGTACCTGCCTCACCAGCAGCAGGGCTACGCTGTACACAGCCACTTTACCTCTCAGCCAG GATTAATCCCCAGTGCTGGGATCCCTCTACAGAAGCAGCTTGAACATGCTAATCAACAATCTGGTTTCACTGACTCT AGTACTCTACGGCCCATGCACTCTCAGACACTTCATGCCTGTGCTGCAGGCCTGCTGCCTACCCCCTCCCTCGCTGTGCAGATCCCCGCTGCCAAG TCTGGCTTACCGTATGCCCATCCCCCCCGTCCAGCCTCTCCGGGAAGCTTTACCCATGGAACACCTCCACAGCAGGCTCACCCA
- the LOC109867244 gene encoding G protein pathway suppressor 2 isoform X11, whose translation MRLAPPIPTIMPALLERPKLSNSMARALHKHIMRERDRKRQEEEEVDKMMEQKQKEEEERKRKKEVEERMSLDETKEQIMKMGEKLQGLQEEKHQLFLQLKKVLHEEEKRRRKEQSDMTTLTSATYQPSMAIHSGQHLLSMQAGQVSHGRSAALLGERSKQLFQSPVLPGRHYQSQPGMSSVGSEHGQYSASQAAHGPYGQLTQAQHSSPFATSQHVPVSYASSSQLRGASAFQAMQYLPHQQQGYAVHSHFTSQPGLIPSAGIPLQKQLEHANQQSGFTDSSTLRPMHSQTLHACAAGLLPTPSLAVQIPAAKPLREALPMEHLHSRLTQATGSGS comes from the exons ATGCGA CTGGCCCCACCAATTCCTACCATCATGCCTGCTCTACTAGAGAGGCCCAAACTGTCCAATTCCATGGCACGCGCCCTGCACAAACACATCATGCGAGAGCGAGACCGCAAGAGACAAG AGGAGGAAGAAGTAGACAAAATGATGGAGCAGAagcagaaggaggaggaggaaaggaagagaaagaaagaggtggaagagagaatGTCTTTAGATGAGACGAAAGAGCAG aTCATGAAGATGGGGGAGAAGCTACAGGGGCTACAAGAAGAGAAACACCAGCTCTTCCTCCAGTTGAAGAAAGTGCtccatgaggaggagaagagacggAGGAAAGAACAGAG TGACATGACAACCCTGACATCTGCTACGTACCAGCCCAGCATGGCTATCCACTCAGGACAACATCTGCTCAGCATGCAAG CAGGTCAAGTGAGCCATGGCCGCTCTGCTGCTCTGCTTGGAGAACGCAGTAAACAGCTCTTCCAGTCCCCTGTCCTTCCT GGGCGTCACTACCAGAGCCAGCCAGGGATGAGCTCCGTGGGATCCGAGCATGGGCAGTattcagccagccaggcagcccaTGGCCCCTACGGCCAGCTCACCCAGGCACAGCACTCCTCTCCCTTCGCCACCAGCCAGCATGTCCCTGTCAGCTACGCCAGCAGCTCGCAGCTCAGAG GTGCCTCGGCGTTCCAGGCCATGCAGTACCTGCCTCACCAGCAGCAGGGCTACGCTGTACACAGCCACTTTACCTCTCAGCCAG GATTAATCCCCAGTGCTGGGATCCCTCTACAGAAGCAGCTTGAACATGCTAATCAACAATCTGGTTTCACTGACTCT AGTACTCTACGGCCCATGCACTCTCAGACACTTCATGCCTGTGCTGCAGGCCTGCTGCCTACCCCCTCCCTCGCTGTGCAGATCCCCGCTGCCAAG CCTCTCCGGGAAGCTTTACCCATGGAACACCTCCACAGCAGGCTCACCCA
- the LOC109867244 gene encoding G protein pathway suppressor 2 isoform X13, with the protein MPALLERPKLSNSMARALHKHIMRERDRKRQEEEEVDKMMEQKQKEEEERKRKKEVEERMSLDETKEQIMKMGEKLQGLQEEKHQLFLQLKKVLHEEEKRRRKEQSDMTTLTSATYQPSMAIHSGQHLLSMQGQVSHGRSAALLGERSKQLFQSPVLPGRHYQSQPGMSSVGSEHGQYSASQAAHGPYGQLTQAQHSSPFATSQHVPVSYASSSQLRGASAFQAMQYLPHQQQGYAVHSHFTSQPGLIPSAGIPLQKQLEHANQQSGFTDSSGLPYAHPPRPASPGSFTHGTPPQQAHPTTFQSSPQPTPRHAYLSHSQSGQRFYHNK; encoded by the exons ATGCCTGCTCTACTAGAGAGGCCCAAACTGTCCAATTCCATGGCACGCGCCCTGCACAAACACATCATGCGAGAGCGAGACCGCAAGAGACAAG AGGAGGAAGAAGTAGACAAAATGATGGAGCAGAagcagaaggaggaggaggaaaggaagagaaagaaagaggtggaagagagaatGTCTTTAGATGAGACGAAAGAGCAG aTCATGAAGATGGGGGAGAAGCTACAGGGGCTACAAGAAGAGAAACACCAGCTCTTCCTCCAGTTGAAGAAAGTGCtccatgaggaggagaagagacggAGGAAAGAACAGAG TGACATGACAACCCTGACATCTGCTACGTACCAGCCCAGCATGGCTATCCACTCAGGACAACATCTGCTCAGCATGCAAG GTCAAGTGAGCCATGGCCGCTCTGCTGCTCTGCTTGGAGAACGCAGTAAACAGCTCTTCCAGTCCCCTGTCCTTCCT GGGCGTCACTACCAGAGCCAGCCAGGGATGAGCTCCGTGGGATCCGAGCATGGGCAGTattcagccagccaggcagcccaTGGCCCCTACGGCCAGCTCACCCAGGCACAGCACTCCTCTCCCTTCGCCACCAGCCAGCATGTCCCTGTCAGCTACGCCAGCAGCTCGCAGCTCAGAG GTGCCTCGGCGTTCCAGGCCATGCAGTACCTGCCTCACCAGCAGCAGGGCTACGCTGTACACAGCCACTTTACCTCTCAGCCAG GATTAATCCCCAGTGCTGGGATCCCTCTACAGAAGCAGCTTGAACATGCTAATCAACAATCTGGTTTCACTGACTCT TCTGGCTTACCGTATGCCCATCCCCCCCGTCCAGCCTCTCCGGGAAGCTTTACCCATGGAACACCTCCACAGCAGGCTCACCCA
- the LOC109867244 gene encoding G protein pathway suppressor 2 isoform X8, translating into MRLAPPIPTIMPALLERPKLSNSMARALHKHIMRERDRKRQEEEEVDKMMEQKQKEEEERKRKKEVEERMSLDETKEQIMKMGEKLQGLQEEKHQLFLQLKKVLHEEEKRRRKEQSDMTTLTSATYQPSMAIHSGQHLLSMQGQVSHGRSAALLGERSKQLFQSPVLPGRHYQSQPGMSSVGSEHGQYSASQAAHGPYGQLTQAQHSSPFATSQHVPVSYASSSQLRGASAFQAMQYLPHQQQGYAVHSHFTSQPGLIPSAGIPLQKQLEHANQQSGFTDSSTLRPMHSQTLHACAAGLLPTPSLAVQIPAAKSGLPYAHPPRPASPGSFTHGTPPQQAHPSHRIGKLDL; encoded by the exons ATGCGA CTGGCCCCACCAATTCCTACCATCATGCCTGCTCTACTAGAGAGGCCCAAACTGTCCAATTCCATGGCACGCGCCCTGCACAAACACATCATGCGAGAGCGAGACCGCAAGAGACAAG AGGAGGAAGAAGTAGACAAAATGATGGAGCAGAagcagaaggaggaggaggaaaggaagagaaagaaagaggtggaagagagaatGTCTTTAGATGAGACGAAAGAGCAG aTCATGAAGATGGGGGAGAAGCTACAGGGGCTACAAGAAGAGAAACACCAGCTCTTCCTCCAGTTGAAGAAAGTGCtccatgaggaggagaagagacggAGGAAAGAACAGAG TGACATGACAACCCTGACATCTGCTACGTACCAGCCCAGCATGGCTATCCACTCAGGACAACATCTGCTCAGCATGCAAG GTCAAGTGAGCCATGGCCGCTCTGCTGCTCTGCTTGGAGAACGCAGTAAACAGCTCTTCCAGTCCCCTGTCCTTCCT GGGCGTCACTACCAGAGCCAGCCAGGGATGAGCTCCGTGGGATCCGAGCATGGGCAGTattcagccagccaggcagcccaTGGCCCCTACGGCCAGCTCACCCAGGCACAGCACTCCTCTCCCTTCGCCACCAGCCAGCATGTCCCTGTCAGCTACGCCAGCAGCTCGCAGCTCAGAG GTGCCTCGGCGTTCCAGGCCATGCAGTACCTGCCTCACCAGCAGCAGGGCTACGCTGTACACAGCCACTTTACCTCTCAGCCAG GATTAATCCCCAGTGCTGGGATCCCTCTACAGAAGCAGCTTGAACATGCTAATCAACAATCTGGTTTCACTGACTCT AGTACTCTACGGCCCATGCACTCTCAGACACTTCATGCCTGTGCTGCAGGCCTGCTGCCTACCCCCTCCCTCGCTGTGCAGATCCCCGCTGCCAAG TCTGGCTTACCGTATGCCCATCCCCCCCGTCCAGCCTCTCCGGGAAGCTTTACCCATGGAACACCTCCACAGCAGGCTCACCCA